CGTGAGCGGCTGGCGGTGGCCGAGACGGACCTGGTCCGGATCGACGCCGCGTTGCAGGCGTTGCCCTCATGAGCGCGAGGAGTGAGCCGGGGTTGCGAGCCCCGCAGTCGCGAACAAAGGATGGCTCCGCGTGAGTGACCGTAGCGATCACGCCGCGTTCGCCGAGGTGGAGGCCGCGCTCAATGCGCGCGGCTTCACCCGGATGCGGTTCGAGCTGGAGAAGATCGAGAGTCTGCTGGACCTGCTGGGCAGCCCGCAGCGGGCGTACCCGTCGATCCACCTGACCGGCACCAACGGCAAGACCTCGACGGCCCGGATGATCGACTCGCTGTTGCGGGCGTTCGGGCTGCACACCGGGCGTTACACCAGCCCGCACCTGGAGACCGTGCGGGAGCGGATCAGCCTGGACGGCGAGCCGGTGAGCGAGGAACGGTTCGTGGCGACGTACCGCGAGATCGCGCCCTTGGCCGAGCTGGTCGACCAGCGGGTGGCCGAACCGCTGACGTACTTCGACCTGACCACGGCGCTGGCGTTCGCCACGTTCGCCGACGCCCCGGTCGACGTCGCGGTGGTGGAGGTGGGGCTGGGCGGCGCGGAGGACGCGACGAACGTGATCCAGGCCGGCGTCGCCGTGATCACCCCGATCGGCCTGGACCACACCGAGTGGCTGGGCGACACGATCGAGGACATCGCCCTGCACAAGGCGGGCATCATCCACCCCGGCGCCACCGTGATCGCGGCGGCGCAGGAGGACGAGGCGGCCCGGCCGATCCTGGAACGCTGCGCCGAGGTCAACGCCACCGTCGCCCGGGAGGGCGCCGAGTTCGGGGTGCTGCGCCGGGCGGTCGCCGTCGGCGGCCAGGTGTTGAACATCCAGGGCCTGGGCGGGGTGTACGAGGAGGTCTTCCTCCCGTTGCACGGCGCGCACCAGGCCCAGAACGCGGCCGTGGCGCTGGCCGCGGTGGAGGCGTTCCTGGGCGCCGGCGCGCGGCGGCAGCTCGACATCGAGGCGGTCCGGGAGGGCTTCGCCGCGGCCAGCTCCCCGGGCCGGCTGGAGCGGGTACGCAACGCCCCCACGGTGCTGCTCGACGGCGCGCACAACCCGCACGGGATGGCCGCCACGGTCACCGCGTTGCAGGAGGAGTTCGCGTTCAGCAAGCTCGTCGGCGTGCTGGCCGTGCTCGGCGACAAGGACGCCGCAAGCCTGCTCGAACTGCTCGAACCGGTGCTCGACACGGTCGTGGTCGCGGCGAACAGCTCCCCCCGGGCCATGCCCGTCGACGAGCTGGCCGAGCTGGCCCGGGAGGTCTTCGGCCCGGACCGGGTGCAGGTGGCCCGGGACATGCCGGACGCCATCGAGGCGGCCGTGGCCGAGGCCGAGTCCGACGTGCCGGGTGAGCTGGCCGGCGTGGGCGTCCTGATCACCGGTTCGGTGGTGACCGTGGCCGACGCCCGCCGGCTGTTCAAGCGATGACCGGCCCGGAGCCGCGCCCGGACACGCAGCCGGGTCCGGGCGGCGAGGCGGGTCCAGGCGGCGAGGCGGGTCCAGGCGGCGAGCCGGGTCCAGGCGGCGAGGCGGGTCCAGGCGCGGAGCAGCGCCCGGAGCGGCCGGGTGGCGCGGGTCCGGGCGGCGTCCGCCGGTCCGGGCTGCGCAACCCCGACAAGGCGGTACGCGGCCTGGGCGCCGGCACGCTCTCGCTGGAGGCGCTGGTGCTGTTGCTGGCCATCCAGCCGATCCGGGTGGTCGGCGGTGACCTGGGCGGCGCCGCGGTCGGCGCGATCGTCGCGCTGGCGGTGGCCTGCGTGGTGTTGGCCGGGATGATGCGCCGCGGCTGGGCGTGGCACGCCGGCACCGTGGTGCAGGGCCTGCTGCTGCTTTCCGGTCTGCTGCACTGGTCGCTGCTCGTGCTCGGGGTGATCTTCGCGCTGGTGTGGGCGTACGCGTGGCACGTGCGGCGGGTCATCCTCGGCTGAGCGCTGTTTCTCGGTTAAGCGGGGCCCCTTCCTATACCGCAGGCGTTAAGAAGGGGCCCCGCCTTGCATCTCAGGCGTCGGCGAGGGACCGCCACTGGGTGAGCGCGACGCCGTGACCGTCGGGGTCGCGGAAGGCAGCGGCCCACACCTCCAGCTTGGTGCCCCGGTTGACCACGCGCGGGGCGTACGTGAAACGCACGCCGCCCTCGCGCAGCCGCTCGTACGCCGCCTGGATGTCGTCGACCTCCAGGTTGACGTGCACCAGCCGGCGGCTGATCGGGGCGGCCCCGGTGACCCGGCGCAGCACCAGCCGGGTCGGCCCGGAACCGAGCACGGCGTTGCCCTCGCCCCGGTCCAGCTCGTCGAAGCCCAGCTCCCGGTAGAAGTCGAGGGACCGGTCCAGGTCGGTGACGAGCAGGGTGATGCCGACGCCGCTGATCGGGCTGGCCAGCTCGTCCGGCTCGGCGGCGCCGGTCGGGCCGAAGATCGCCTCGTCCAGCTCCCGCGGGGTGGGCGGCGCGTCCGGCTCCGGGGTGTCGAGCGGCACGTCGATCGACTCCACCGGCACGGTGTCCGGGGCCTGCTCCTCGGCCGGCGGACGGGGCGACGGCGCGCGTCGGGGGAGCCGGCCGAGCGGGAGCGGCTCGACCAGTTGCCCCTCCAGCACGACCGGGCCGCCGGGGCGCTGCGGGCGCATCACCACCGGCTCACGTTCCTCGGGCCGGGCCGGGACGTCGGCCGGCAGCGGGTCCGGCGCGGGCGGGTAGTCGTCGCGGAAGTCGTCCTCCGGGGCGCGTCCGGCCCACGGCGGGGCCTCCTGCCCGATGAGCGTCTCGTCGGGCGGGTCCGCCTCGGCGTACTCGGGGGGCAGGTCGGCGGGCGTGCCGACGCTCTCGGCGTGGGTGGGCACCTCGTCCCAGAGCACCCGGACGTGGCGCTGGTCGTCGAGGGCCACCCGCACGGGCAGCGCCTGGCCGAGCGAGGGCCACTTGGCGACCGGCACCCGAGGCTCGATGATCTTCTTGGATCGGGGCGGCAGCCCCGGGGCGTCGATCACCAGTTGCAGCTCGCAGCGGCCGAACGCGTACTGGCTCGGTGGTTCGGAGGCGCTGTGCACGTGCCCCAGGCCGACCACCCAGGTGCGCCCGCCGCCGCGCACCATGGCCAGGGCGACCGCCAGCACCAGCAACGCGACGCCGAGCGCCACGATCGCCCAACTGGTCATGCCGAGCCCGAACAGGGTCACGAAGGTGGCCACGGTGCCCAGCACCGCGCCGATCAGTTTGCGTACCGGCGCGATGGTGCGGTTCCCGCCATTCGCCACAGTGGACCTCCCAGGGGTTCCAGGGCCAGGCTAGGCCGCCACGGCGGGCCAGGGAAGATGCAGCCGCCGCGCCGGAGCCGGGACCGGGTCGCTACGCTGACCGTACCCAGCCCAGCCGGTTTGAGCGCACAGGAGGCAACAGCGTGTCCAGCAGCAGCCCGGACGAGCGGACGCTCGTACTGATCAAGCCCGACGCGGTGCGCCGTGGTCTGGTGGGCGAGATCCTGTCCCGGTTCGAGCGCAAGGGCCTGCGGATCGACGCGCTGGTGAACCGGACCATGGACGGCGACTTCGCCGACCAGCACTACGCCGAGCACGTCGACAAGCCGTTCTACCCGCCGCTGAAGACGTTCATGACCGGCGGCCCGCTGGTGGCGCTGGTGCTCTCCGGCGACCAGGTGATCGACGTGGTCCGCGGGATGATCGGCAGCACCGACGGCCGTAAGGCCGCCGCCGGCACCATCCGCGGCGACCTGTCCCTGTCGAACCGGGAGAACCTGGTGCACGCCTCCGACTCGGTGGACAGCGCCAAGCGCGAGATCGCCCTCTGGTTCCCCGAGCTGGACTGACGTCCTTCCGACGGCCCCGGTCCCCGCACGGGACCGGGGCCGCCGCGTGCGCTCAGCCGCCGATCCGGGTCAGTTTGTCGGGGTTGCCGACCAGGTAGAGGTCGGTGATCCGGCCGTCGGCGGCGGCGACGCCGAGGGTGTACCGGAGGCCGCCCGGCCAGCTCAGCACCAGCGCGGGCGCACCGTTGAGCTCCACCGGCGTGGCCCGCACCCCGGGGCGGCGGCGGCCGTACACGCCGGCGAAGAACCGGGCGATCCGGTCCGCGCCGTACACCGGGTTGCGGGCCGCGCGGATCCGTCCGCCGCCGTCGGACCAGGCGGTGGCGTCGGCCGCGACCAGGCCGGTCAGCCGGGCCAGGTCGCCGTCGCGGGCGGCGGCGAGGAACGCGTCGAGCAGCCGCCGCTGCTCGGCCGGGCCCGCGGTGAAGCGCCGCCGTTCCCCGGCGAGCCGGGACGCCGCGCGGTGGTGCAGCTGGCGGCAGTCCGCCGCCGACCGGTCCAGGATGTCGCCGATCTCCGCGTACGGCATGGCGAACGCGGTGTGCAGCACGTACACCGCCCGTTCCGGCGGGGTGAGTCGCTCCAGCAGGTGCAGCAGGGCGGTGGAGACCGACTCCCGCAGCTCGACGGTCTCCAGCGGCCCGAACGGCGACGGGTCGGTGCGGACCGGTTCGGGCAGCCACGGGCCGACGTACGTCTCCCGGGCGGCCTGGCGGGCGCGGAGCCGGTCCAGCGCCAGCCGGGTCACCACCCGGGACAGGTACCGGCGTGGCTCGGCGACCGTCTCCCGGTCGACGTCGAGCCAGCGCAGGTACGTCTCCTGGAGCACGTCCTCGGCGTCGTGCAGGCTGCCCAGCAACCGGTACGCCAGCCCGAGCAGCATCGGCCGGTGCGCGGTGAGCGCACCGGCCGCCTCCGCCGCGCCGATCGCGGTCACACCTCGCGCGGCGGCTCGGTCCGGCTGCTGATCACGATCCGGTTCCACACGTTGATTGTGGCGATCGCGATGACCAGGTCGGCCAGCTCCCGCTCCGACCAGACCTTCGCGCCGGCGTCCCACACCTCGTCCGGCACGCCGTGCTCACCGAGCCGGGTGACCGCGTCGGTCAGGGCCAGCGCGGTCCGCTCCCGCTCGTCGAAGAACGACGGGGCCTCCCGCCAGGCGGACAGGACGAAGAGCCGCCGGTCGTCCTCCCCGTTGGCAAGCGCCGCCCGGGTGTGCATGTCCACGCAGAACGCGCAGCCGTTGAGCATCGACGCCCGCACCTTCACCAGCTCCAGCACGGTGTGGTCCAGGTTGCCCCGGATGTACGTCTCCAGCCCGCGCACCGCCGCGTACGCCTCCGGCGCCACCGCCGCCACGTTGATCCGGCTCACTGTTGCCTCCCTCGTGTCGTCCGTACGTGGGCACGACGGACTCCGGCCCGGCCGGCGTGACGACCCGGCGGTGTGACGGTCGTCATGGCGAGGTCTGGACAGCCGTCGTTGAGGCGCCGGCCACCTCGGTCGGCGTCTCCGGTCATGTCCGGCCGGTAGACCGGGCTGGCGAGATCGTCGAACCGGGGAGGACCCATGACGCACATCGACCGACGTACGCTGCTCGGCGCCGGCCTGGTCGCCGGCGCGGGAGCCGCCGGCGGCGCGCTTCTCGGCGCGCCCGGCGCGTTCGCCGCCCCCGGATGGCGGCGCAGCGGCCGGCCGCTGCTCACCCACGGCGTGCAGAGCGGCGACGTGACAGCCGACTCGGCGCTGGTCTGGACCCGGGCGGACCGGCCCGGCCGGATGCTGGTCGAGGTGGGTCGCCGGCCCGACCTGCGCGCCGCGCGGCTGGTGCGCGGCCCGGTGGTCGACCCGACCGGTGACTTCACCGGCAGGGTCCGGCTGCGTGGCCTGCCGTCCGGCGAGCGGCTGCACTACCGGGTACGGGTGGAGAGCCTCGACCGGCACGGGGTGGACAGCGCGCCGCTGACCGGTTCGTTCACCACCGCGCCGGTTCGGCACCAGCGGCGGGACGTGCGGTTCGTCTGGACCGGCGACATCGTCGGGCAGGGCTGGGGGATCAGCCCGGACTTCGACGGCCTGGCCATCTTCCGGGCCATGCGCGAGCGCCGCCCGGACTTCTTCCTGTGCAGCGGCGACACCGTGTACGCGGACGGCCCGCTGACCGAGCGGGTCACGCTGCCCGACGGCCGGACCTGGCGCAACCTGGTGACCGCGGAAAAGAGCAAGGTCGCCGAGACGCTTGCCGAGTACCGGGGGCAGTTCGCGTACAACCTGCTCGACGAGCACCTGCGGGCCTTCGCCGCGCGGGTGCCGCAGGTCAACCAGTGGGACGACCACGAGGTGCTGAACAACTGGTACCCGGGGGAGATCCTGGTCGACGACCGCTACACCGAGAAGCGGGTGGACGTGTTGGCGGCCCGGGCCCGGCAGGCGTTCCACGAGTGGCTGCCGGTGCCGGACGGCGGACCGCTGTACCGCCGGCTGTCGTACGGGCCGCTGCTCGACGTCTTCGTGCTCGACATGCGGACCTACAAGGACCCGAACGACGGCAACACGTACGCCGACCCGGCGCGCGGCCTGCTCGGCCGGGCGCAGCGGGATTGGCTGGTCCGGGAGCTGAAGGCGTCCCGGGCCACCTGGAAGGTGATCGCCAACGACCTGCCGATCGGCGTGGTGGTGCCGGACGGCCCGGGCGCCCAGGAGGGCGTGGCGCAGGGCGACTCGGGCGTGCCGGCCGGCCGCGAGCTGGAGTTCGCCGAGGTGCTGCGCTCGGCGCACCGGGCCGGCGTGACAGGCCTGGTCTTCCTCACCGCCGACGTGCACTACACGGCCGCCCACCACTACGACCCGGCGCGCGCCGCGGTGGGGGACTTCAGCCCGTTCTGGGAGTTCGTCTCCGGCCCGGCGCACGCCGGCGCGTTCGGGCCGAACGCGCTCGACGGCACGTTCGGCCCGCGGGCCGTCTTCGTGCACGCGCCGCCGGTCGCGAACACCTCCCCGGCCGAGGGCTTCCAGCACTTCGGCGAGGTGGAGATCGACGCCGAGACGGCGGCTCTCACGGTGCACCTCCGCGACCGCACCGGCGCGTCCCTCTGGACCACCACGCTCCCGGCGCCCACCCGCCGCTGAGGTGTTAAGCGGGGCCCCTTCCTCTACCGAATGCGTTAAGAAGGGGCCCCTCCTTACTCGGAGGCGGAGCGGGTGAGGGAGCGGGTAGGCTTGGGCGCACAGGCGACGACCCGGCCATCACCGGCGAGCCTCCGGAAGAACAGCCGGGCAACCGGCCCAGTAGAACCGGACGGGACGGCCCGTCACAGCCGACCAATGAGCGGGCGGTCGCACCTTGACCGCCAAGCGGGGTGGTACCGCGGGCCAGCCCGGGGGCGTCGCACGGCGTACCCGGAGAGGTTCGTCCTCGCAGACCCACCGACGAGTGAGCTGCGCGAGGAGAGCGACCCCCGATGGCCTATCCGTTGCACGACCCGAGCGGCGCCGGCGTCCCGGCGAGCCCGGACCTCCCCGCGGTCGAGCGCCGGGTGCTGGAGCACTGGACCGCCGACAAGACCTTCGAGGCCAGCGTCGAGGCCCGTCCGGCCGGCGACGACGGCAAGAACGAGTACGTCTTCTACGACGGCCCGCCGTTCGCCAACGGCCTGCCGCACTACGGCCACCTCTTCACCGGGTACGTGAAGGACGTGGTGCCGCG
The genomic region above belongs to Micromonospora sp. WMMD1128 and contains:
- a CDS encoding folylpolyglutamate synthase/dihydrofolate synthase family protein, which produces MRFELEKIESLLDLLGSPQRAYPSIHLTGTNGKTSTARMIDSLLRAFGLHTGRYTSPHLETVRERISLDGEPVSEERFVATYREIAPLAELVDQRVAEPLTYFDLTTALAFATFADAPVDVAVVEVGLGGAEDATNVIQAGVAVITPIGLDHTEWLGDTIEDIALHKAGIIHPGATVIAAAQEDEAARPILERCAEVNATVAREGAEFGVLRRAVAVGGQVLNIQGLGGVYEEVFLPLHGAHQAQNAAVALAAVEAFLGAGARRQLDIEAVREGFAAASSPGRLERVRNAPTVLLDGAHNPHGMAATVTALQEEFAFSKLVGVLAVLGDKDAASLLELLEPVLDTVVVAANSSPRAMPVDELAELAREVFGPDRVQVARDMPDAIEAAVAEAESDVPGELAGVGVLITGSVVTVADARRLFKR
- a CDS encoding DUF4233 domain-containing protein, whose amino-acid sequence is MTGPEPRPDTQPGPGGEAGPGGEAGPGGEPGPGGEAGPGAEQRPERPGGAGPGGVRRSGLRNPDKAVRGLGAGTLSLEALVLLLAIQPIRVVGGDLGGAAVGAIVALAVACVVLAGMMRRGWAWHAGTVVQGLLLLSGLLHWSLLVLGVIFALVWAYAWHVRRVILG
- a CDS encoding VOC family protein, which codes for MANGGNRTIAPVRKLIGAVLGTVATFVTLFGLGMTSWAIVALGVALLVLAVALAMVRGGGRTWVVGLGHVHSASEPPSQYAFGRCELQLVIDAPGLPPRSKKIIEPRVPVAKWPSLGQALPVRVALDDQRHVRVLWDEVPTHAESVGTPADLPPEYAEADPPDETLIGQEAPPWAGRAPEDDFRDDYPPAPDPLPADVPARPEEREPVVMRPQRPGGPVVLEGQLVEPLPLGRLPRRAPSPRPPAEEQAPDTVPVESIDVPLDTPEPDAPPTPRELDEAIFGPTGAAEPDELASPISGVGITLLVTDLDRSLDFYRELGFDELDRGEGNAVLGSGPTRLVLRRVTGAAPISRRLVHVNLEVDDIQAAYERLREGGVRFTYAPRVVNRGTKLEVWAAAFRDPDGHGVALTQWRSLADA
- the ndk gene encoding nucleoside-diphosphate kinase, with amino-acid sequence MSSSSPDERTLVLIKPDAVRRGLVGEILSRFERKGLRIDALVNRTMDGDFADQHYAEHVDKPFYPPLKTFMTGGPLVALVLSGDQVIDVVRGMIGSTDGRKAAAGTIRGDLSLSNRENLVHASDSVDSAKREIALWFPELD
- the sigJ gene encoding RNA polymerase sigma factor SigJ, which gives rise to MEPDRDQQPDRAAARGVTAIGAAEAAGALTAHRPMLLGLAYRLLGSLHDAEDVLQETYLRWLDVDRETVAEPRRYLSRVVTRLALDRLRARQAARETYVGPWLPEPVRTDPSPFGPLETVELRESVSTALLHLLERLTPPERAVYVLHTAFAMPYAEIGDILDRSAADCRQLHHRAASRLAGERRRFTAGPAEQRRLLDAFLAAARDGDLARLTGLVAADATAWSDGGGRIRAARNPVYGADRIARFFAGVYGRRRPGVRATPVELNGAPALVLSWPGGLRYTLGVAAADGRITDLYLVGNPDKLTRIGG
- a CDS encoding carboxymuconolactone decarboxylase family protein — encoded protein: MSRINVAAVAPEAYAAVRGLETYIRGNLDHTVLELVKVRASMLNGCAFCVDMHTRAALANGEDDRRLFVLSAWREAPSFFDERERTALALTDAVTRLGEHGVPDEVWDAGAKVWSERELADLVIAIATINVWNRIVISSRTEPPREV
- a CDS encoding alkaline phosphatase D family protein; translated protein: MTHIDRRTLLGAGLVAGAGAAGGALLGAPGAFAAPGWRRSGRPLLTHGVQSGDVTADSALVWTRADRPGRMLVEVGRRPDLRAARLVRGPVVDPTGDFTGRVRLRGLPSGERLHYRVRVESLDRHGVDSAPLTGSFTTAPVRHQRRDVRFVWTGDIVGQGWGISPDFDGLAIFRAMRERRPDFFLCSGDTVYADGPLTERVTLPDGRTWRNLVTAEKSKVAETLAEYRGQFAYNLLDEHLRAFAARVPQVNQWDDHEVLNNWYPGEILVDDRYTEKRVDVLAARARQAFHEWLPVPDGGPLYRRLSYGPLLDVFVLDMRTYKDPNDGNTYADPARGLLGRAQRDWLVRELKASRATWKVIANDLPIGVVVPDGPGAQEGVAQGDSGVPAGRELEFAEVLRSAHRAGVTGLVFLTADVHYTAAHHYDPARAAVGDFSPFWEFVSGPAHAGAFGPNALDGTFGPRAVFVHAPPVANTSPAEGFQHFGEVEIDAETAALTVHLRDRTGASLWTTTLPAPTRR